In the genome of Nocardioides marmoribigeumensis, one region contains:
- a CDS encoding ABC transporter permease, with protein MESLLTYTLTGVFTGAAYAIAASGLVLTYSTTRVFNVAHGAFGMLLAFVFWDFSTRQGLPPGIALLLVLFVVAPLVGLLVQRFLARGLGEAPVGVGIVVTVGLLVSLIGVAQQIWPPDEIRQVPQFFQGHGVHVFGTFVTAHQLMTIALSGVVAGLLFLLLNRTRIGAAMRASVDNPDLLRLYGGRPDTVAALAWAIGVSLAALGGILLAPTIGLNYYDLTLLVINAYAAAMLGRLKSLPMAFAGAMGLGVTQAYLVGYLPSSSAFGGLRAVVPTLFLFIVIVLMPQAPLRIGQVKGLKAAPVPTAVRSTAAGGALIVGVAALAMVLGEADLLLLGTAITYAIVMLSLVLLTGYGGHVSLAQFTFAGVGALAYAKLDSPTLLGVVLAALVAAAVGALVALPVLRLTGLYLALSTLAFAQLMDKLVFQSEFGFGFNGSLDATRMSLLGVRISDTGAYATLMSLFFVLTAVGVLALRRGTIGRLLIAMRDSQAACGTLGLNMRWFRVGLFALSAGISGMAGALFAGLRGTFGAADFQFFASLLLLLIAVVCGVTSVTGAAMGGVLLMYLPVAQSANPAVAGLAFVVVGGGAVVLGRDPNGLANRLFTLGRRLEPYVAARVPALLAPGLSRVRPGSDRQGVTDDVAVAG; from the coding sequence ATGGAGTCGTTGCTCACCTACACGCTGACCGGGGTCTTCACCGGCGCGGCCTACGCCATCGCCGCCTCGGGGCTCGTGCTCACCTACAGCACCACCCGCGTCTTCAACGTCGCGCACGGCGCCTTCGGGATGCTGCTGGCCTTCGTCTTCTGGGACTTCAGCACCCGGCAGGGGCTGCCGCCGGGCATCGCCCTGCTGCTGGTGCTGTTCGTGGTCGCGCCGCTGGTCGGCCTCCTGGTGCAGCGGTTCCTCGCCCGCGGCCTCGGCGAGGCGCCCGTCGGGGTCGGCATCGTCGTCACCGTCGGGCTGCTGGTCTCGCTGATCGGCGTGGCCCAGCAGATCTGGCCGCCCGACGAGATCCGGCAGGTGCCGCAGTTCTTCCAGGGCCACGGGGTCCACGTGTTCGGCACCTTCGTCACCGCCCACCAGCTGATGACCATCGCGCTGTCCGGGGTCGTGGCCGGCCTGCTGTTCCTGCTGCTCAACCGCACCCGCATCGGTGCCGCCATGCGGGCCTCGGTCGACAACCCCGACCTGCTCCGGCTGTACGGCGGCCGCCCCGACACGGTGGCCGCGCTCGCCTGGGCGATCGGCGTCAGCCTCGCGGCGCTGGGCGGCATCCTGCTGGCGCCGACGATCGGCCTCAACTACTACGACCTCACGCTGCTGGTGATCAACGCCTACGCCGCCGCGATGCTCGGCCGGCTCAAGAGCCTGCCCATGGCGTTCGCGGGGGCGATGGGGCTCGGCGTGACCCAGGCCTACCTCGTCGGCTACCTGCCGAGCAGCTCGGCGTTCGGGGGCCTGCGGGCCGTCGTACCCACGCTGTTCCTGTTCATCGTCATCGTCCTCATGCCGCAGGCGCCGCTGCGCATCGGGCAGGTCAAGGGGCTCAAGGCGGCGCCGGTGCCGACCGCGGTGCGCTCCACCGCCGCGGGCGGCGCGCTGATCGTGGGCGTGGCCGCGCTGGCGATGGTGCTCGGCGAGGCCGACCTGCTGCTGCTCGGCACGGCCATCACCTACGCGATCGTGATGCTGTCGCTGGTGCTGCTCACCGGCTACGGCGGCCACGTCTCGCTGGCCCAGTTCACCTTCGCGGGGGTCGGCGCGCTGGCCTACGCCAAGCTCGACTCGCCCACCCTGCTGGGCGTCGTGCTCGCGGCGCTGGTCGCGGCCGCCGTCGGCGCGCTGGTGGCGCTGCCCGTCCTGAGGCTGACCGGCCTCTACCTCGCGCTCAGCACGCTGGCGTTCGCGCAGCTGATGGACAAGCTGGTCTTCCAGTCCGAGTTCGGCTTCGGCTTCAACGGCTCGCTGGACGCGACCCGGATGTCCTTGCTGGGCGTGCGGATCAGCGACACCGGCGCCTATGCCACGCTGATGTCGCTGTTCTTCGTGCTCACCGCGGTCGGCGTCCTCGCCCTGCGGCGCGGCACCATCGGCCGCCTGCTGATCGCGATGCGCGACAGCCAGGCCGCGTGCGGCACGCTCGGCCTCAACATGCGCTGGTTCCGGGTCGGGCTCTTCGCGCTGTCCGCCGGCATCTCCGGCATGGCGGGCGCGCTGTTCGCCGGGCTGCGCGGCACCTTCGGCGCCGCCGACTTCCAGTTCTTCGCCAGCCTCCTGCTGCTGCTGATCGCGGTCGTCTGCGGGGTCACCTCGGTCACCGGGGCGGCCATGGGCGGTGTGCTGCTGATGTACCTGCCGGTCGCGCAGTCGGCCAACCCGGCGGTCGCGGGCCTCGCCTTCGTGGTCGTCGGCGGAGGCGCGGTCGTGCTGGGCCGCGACCCCAACGGTCTGGCCAACCGCCTGTTCACGTTGGGCAGACGGCTCGAGCCGTACGTCGCCGCGCGGGTCCCCGCGCTCCTCGCGCCGGGGCTGTCCCGCGTCCGGCCGGGCTCCGACCGACAGGGGGTGACCGACGATGTCGCTGTTGCAGGTTGA
- a CDS encoding GNAT family N-acetyltransferase, which produces MSVRVEETAYDDPRVQRLVEAVQAEYVERYGSPDDSPMEAGAFAPPRGRFFVALAGDEPVAMGGWRLRPDLVDLGGSRAAEVKRMYVAPAARRSGLARLVLRRLEDSAREDGCDLLVLETGLMQPEAIELYESSGYVPVTPFGHYKDSPLSRYFGRRLVDWSGPEPKP; this is translated from the coding sequence GTGAGCGTGCGCGTCGAGGAGACGGCGTACGACGACCCGCGCGTGCAGCGCCTGGTCGAGGCGGTCCAGGCGGAGTACGTCGAGCGCTACGGCAGCCCCGACGACAGCCCCATGGAGGCCGGCGCGTTCGCGCCGCCCCGGGGCCGGTTCTTCGTCGCGCTCGCCGGTGACGAGCCGGTCGCGATGGGCGGGTGGCGCCTGCGTCCCGACCTGGTCGACCTCGGGGGCTCGCGCGCCGCGGAGGTCAAGCGGATGTACGTCGCCCCGGCCGCCCGCCGCAGCGGCCTGGCCCGGCTGGTCCTGCGCCGGCTGGAGGACTCCGCCCGCGAGGACGGTTGTGACCTGCTGGTCCTCGAGACCGGGCTCATGCAGCCGGAGGCGATCGAGCTCTACGAGTCCTCGGGCTACGTCCCGGTCACGCCGTTCGGCCACTACAAGGACTCGCCGCTCTCGCGCTACTTCGGCCGGCGTCTGGTCGACTGGTCCGGACCTGAACCTAAACCGTGA
- a CDS encoding SAM-dependent methyltransferase, producing the protein MGERPGGHHRPGGSGAEAGAGAGAAEVRLALLDDSDATGLHRAVASGRQRGREPRWRRVELRYVDLKAGRRLQVTAYDDTQAFTSNHDAGSAPGAVDELLAEGFSSWHVESVTGTLQARVTKKGRLLVHRSGAAAPAPDRSHDRTKQRLLPEDDPVLRELGITDAQGRVKPSRQAKYRQVEELLRALDAALKDATAAGAVRTPTPDDPLRVVDLGCGNAYLTFTAHRYLTSVLGIPVRTTGVDVKAQSREHNTAVAERLGLGDVTFVQAGIDGWTPHQRPDVVLALHACDTATDDALAQAVRWEAPLVLAAPCCHHDLSAQLREVTPPPGGAALLRDGILRERFADTLTDAVRALLLRTRGYRVDVVEFVDSAHTPRNTLLRAVRTGASGAEAQAELDTLLGQWPVRPALAERLR; encoded by the coding sequence GTGGGTGAGCGACCCGGCGGACACCACCGACCCGGCGGCAGCGGTGCCGAGGCAGGTGCCGGTGCCGGCGCGGCGGAGGTCCGCCTAGCCCTCCTCGACGACAGCGACGCCACGGGCCTGCACCGGGCGGTCGCGTCGGGCAGGCAGCGGGGCCGCGAGCCGCGGTGGCGGCGGGTCGAGCTGAGGTACGTCGACCTCAAGGCCGGCCGCCGCCTCCAGGTCACGGCGTACGACGACACGCAGGCGTTCACCAGCAACCACGACGCCGGGTCGGCCCCGGGCGCGGTGGACGAGCTGCTCGCCGAGGGCTTCTCCAGCTGGCACGTGGAGTCGGTGACCGGGACCCTGCAGGCGCGGGTGACCAAGAAGGGACGGCTGCTCGTGCACCGCAGCGGCGCGGCCGCGCCGGCGCCCGACCGCAGCCACGACCGGACCAAGCAGCGGCTGCTCCCCGAGGACGACCCGGTGCTGCGTGAGCTCGGCATCACCGACGCCCAGGGACGGGTCAAGCCGAGCCGGCAGGCGAAGTACCGCCAGGTCGAGGAGCTCCTGCGCGCCCTGGACGCGGCGTTGAAGGACGCCACCGCGGCCGGGGCGGTCCGGACCCCGACCCCCGACGACCCGCTGCGGGTGGTGGACCTGGGCTGCGGCAACGCCTACCTCACCTTCACCGCCCACCGCTACCTCACCTCGGTGCTGGGGATCCCGGTCCGCACGACCGGCGTCGACGTCAAGGCGCAGTCCCGCGAGCACAACACCGCTGTCGCCGAGCGCCTCGGGCTGGGCGACGTCACCTTCGTGCAGGCCGGCATCGACGGGTGGACCCCGCACCAGCGGCCCGACGTCGTCCTCGCGCTGCACGCCTGCGACACCGCCACCGACGACGCCCTCGCCCAGGCGGTCCGGTGGGAGGCGCCCCTGGTGCTCGCCGCCCCCTGCTGCCACCACGACCTCTCGGCACAGCTGCGGGAGGTGACCCCGCCGCCCGGGGGTGCCGCCCTGCTGCGCGACGGCATCCTGCGGGAACGCTTCGCCGACACCCTCACCGACGCGGTCCGGGCGCTGCTGCTGCGCACCCGGGGCTACCGCGTCGACGTCGTCGAGTTCGTCGACAGCGCCCACACGCCGCGCAACACGCTGCTGCGCGCGGTCCGCACGGGCGCGAGCGGCGCCGAGGCGCAGGCCGAGCTCGACACCCTGCTGGGCCAGTGGCCGGTGCGACCGGCGCTGGCGGAGCGGCTGCGGTGA
- a CDS encoding ABC transporter substrate-binding protein, whose translation MRARRPRWVAPVVVGLTLSLAGSLAACGSQLDPDTVRAANGGGAGVAGDGRLGGDAGAAGTTGTTGDSGAAVGDAGGGAAGAAGPAGGGTTGSGTGGTSRGGSAAAGEDPPPVAAPKGVSCDGFKNGPGITDKTITLANVSDLSGPVPGLFQPAYDGAKAFISYFNATSDICGRKLQLQSYDSRTDAGGDQQGYAKACDSAFAAVGSMSAFDSGGAQTAQSCGLPDIRAAAVTAARAACSTCYGASSVNAATFENAVPDYVLKNYKAAGQKAAMIYLNAGAAAENGKGQVNAMTRRGMKFVYVQGVDVSEFNYAPFVQKLKEKGARYVQALGSYQHGVKLAQAMQQAGYKPDLFMMDVVAYDPGFVQSGGSAVEGTTAFINFVPFEQAGSNNEMGLYLKYLQQVSPGAKPNFFGVFGWSAARLFVTEAVSLGGRLSRQTLLDKVRGVDKWTANGMHAPQYVGSKQTADCWRFLQLSKGRWVPRTNGYLCNGVSSSK comes from the coding sequence GTGAGAGCTCGTCGTCCCCGCTGGGTCGCGCCCGTCGTCGTCGGGCTGACCCTGTCCCTCGCCGGGTCCCTCGCCGCCTGCGGGTCCCAGCTGGACCCCGACACCGTCCGGGCGGCCAACGGCGGTGGCGCGGGGGTCGCCGGCGACGGCCGGCTGGGTGGCGACGCCGGCGCGGCCGGGACCACCGGCACGACGGGTGACTCGGGGGCCGCGGTCGGCGACGCCGGTGGGGGCGCGGCCGGCGCCGCCGGGCCCGCGGGCGGCGGGACCACAGGGAGCGGGACGGGCGGGACCAGTCGCGGCGGCAGCGCCGCGGCCGGCGAGGACCCGCCCCCGGTGGCGGCGCCCAAGGGCGTCAGCTGCGACGGGTTCAAGAACGGTCCCGGCATCACCGACAAGACGATCACCCTCGCCAACGTCTCCGACCTCAGCGGTCCCGTGCCCGGCCTCTTCCAGCCGGCGTACGACGGCGCCAAGGCGTTCATCTCCTACTTCAACGCCACCTCCGACATCTGCGGGCGCAAGCTGCAGCTGCAGAGCTACGACAGCCGCACCGACGCCGGGGGCGACCAGCAGGGCTACGCCAAGGCGTGCGACAGCGCGTTCGCGGCGGTCGGCTCGATGAGCGCCTTCGACTCCGGGGGCGCCCAGACCGCCCAGTCCTGCGGACTCCCCGACATCCGTGCCGCCGCCGTCACCGCGGCCCGGGCCGCCTGCTCGACCTGCTACGGCGCGTCGTCGGTCAACGCGGCCACGTTCGAGAACGCGGTCCCCGACTACGTGCTGAAGAACTACAAGGCGGCCGGCCAGAAGGCCGCGATGATCTACCTCAACGCCGGAGCGGCCGCCGAGAACGGCAAGGGCCAGGTCAACGCGATGACCCGACGCGGGATGAAGTTCGTCTACGTGCAGGGCGTCGACGTCTCGGAGTTCAACTACGCGCCGTTCGTGCAGAAGCTCAAGGAGAAGGGCGCGCGCTACGTCCAGGCGCTCGGCTCCTACCAGCACGGCGTCAAGCTCGCCCAGGCCATGCAGCAGGCCGGCTACAAGCCCGACCTCTTCATGATGGACGTCGTCGCCTACGACCCCGGGTTCGTCCAGTCCGGCGGCTCCGCGGTCGAGGGCACGACGGCGTTCATCAACTTCGTGCCGTTCGAGCAGGCCGGCTCGAACAACGAGATGGGCCTCTACCTGAAGTACCTCCAGCAGGTCTCACCCGGCGCCAAGCCCAATTTCTTCGGCGTCTTCGGCTGGTCCGCCGCGCGACTGTTCGTCACCGAGGCGGTGTCCCTCGGCGGGCGGCTCAGCCGCCAGACCCTGCTCGACAAGGTCCGCGGGGTCGACAAGTGGACCGCCAACGGCATGCACGCACCGCAGTACGTCGGCTCCAAGCAGACCGCCGACTGCTGGCGGTTCCTCCAGCTGAGCAAGGGTCGTTGGGTCCCCAGGACCAACGGCTACCTCTGCAACGGCGTCTCGTCGTCGAAGTGA
- the serC gene encoding phosphoserine transaminase, producing the protein MSDAITIPADLLPADGRFGAGPSKVGTGALDALAATGTSLMGTSHRQAPVRDTVGRVREGLAELFSLPEGYEVVLGNGGATAFWDIATFGLVREKSQHLTFGEFSSKFAKAAQQAPFLADPSVISSEPGSRPDPVAEAGVDAYAWAHNETSTAVMAPVQRVQGADEGALVLVDATSGAGGLPVDLNEVDAYYFAPQKCFASDGGLWLAVMSPAALDRAAEIDASGRWIPAFFDLPTAIDNSLKNQTYNTPSVATLFLMAEQLDWMNAQGGLKGMVDRTTQSSETLYGWAERTSWTTPYVTDPADRSLVIGTIDFDESIDAARVAKVLRANGVVDTEPYRKLGRNQLRIAMYPAIDPADVEALTASIDYVVGQL; encoded by the coding sequence GTGTCCGACGCCATCACCATCCCCGCCGACCTCCTGCCCGCCGACGGCCGCTTCGGCGCCGGCCCGTCCAAGGTCGGCACCGGCGCGCTCGACGCGCTCGCCGCCACCGGCACGTCTCTCATGGGCACCAGCCACCGGCAGGCGCCGGTGCGCGACACCGTCGGCCGCGTGCGTGAGGGACTCGCCGAGCTGTTCTCGCTGCCCGAGGGCTACGAGGTCGTGCTCGGCAACGGCGGCGCGACGGCGTTCTGGGACATCGCGACCTTCGGCCTGGTCCGGGAGAAGAGCCAGCACCTGACCTTCGGCGAGTTCAGCTCCAAGTTCGCCAAGGCCGCCCAGCAGGCGCCGTTCCTCGCCGACCCGTCGGTGATCAGCAGCGAGCCGGGCAGCCGGCCCGACCCGGTCGCCGAGGCAGGCGTCGACGCCTACGCCTGGGCCCACAACGAGACCTCCACCGCCGTGATGGCCCCGGTGCAGCGGGTCCAGGGCGCCGACGAGGGCGCGCTCGTCCTGGTCGACGCGACCTCGGGTGCGGGCGGTCTGCCGGTCGACCTGAACGAGGTCGACGCCTACTACTTCGCCCCCCAGAAGTGCTTCGCCTCCGACGGCGGCCTCTGGCTCGCGGTGATGTCCCCCGCCGCGCTCGACCGGGCCGCCGAGATCGACGCGTCCGGGCGCTGGATCCCCGCGTTCTTCGACCTGCCGACCGCGATCGACAACTCGCTCAAGAACCAGACCTACAACACCCCGTCGGTGGCGACGCTGTTCCTCATGGCCGAGCAGCTGGACTGGATGAACGCCCAGGGCGGCCTCAAGGGCATGGTCGACCGCACCACGCAGAGCTCCGAGACGCTCTACGGCTGGGCGGAGCGCACGTCGTGGACCACCCCCTACGTCACCGACCCGGCCGACCGCTCGCTGGTGATCGGCACCATCGACTTCGACGAGTCGATCGACGCCGCCCGGGTCGCCAAGGTGCTGCGCGCCAACGGAGTGGTCGACACCGAGCCCTACCGCAAGCTCGGCCGCAACCAGCTGCGCATCGCGATGTACCCCGCGATCGACCCCGCCGACGTCGAGGCGCTCACCGCGTCGATCGACTACGTCGTCGGGCAGCTCTGA
- a CDS encoding ABC transporter ATP-binding protein has translation MIPILEVVDLHAAYGRIEVLRGVDLRVPKGAVVALLGPNGAGKSTLIKVISGQMRPTSGEIHMAGVHVKGAGPDELARLGLTTVPEGRSVFPNLTVAENLRLVSYAGVPAAQVYDTAYTYFPRLHQRQDQLAGTLSGGEQQMLAMARALASDPALLLLDELSMGLAPLIVEELYRTVAQIAESGVSILVVEQFARTALAVSDHAAVMSGGRIVATGEPDEIGRQMADVMLGGAA, from the coding sequence GTGATCCCCATCCTCGAGGTCGTCGACCTCCACGCCGCCTACGGCCGGATCGAGGTCCTGCGCGGCGTCGACCTGCGGGTGCCCAAGGGCGCCGTCGTGGCGCTGCTCGGGCCCAACGGCGCGGGCAAGTCGACGCTGATCAAGGTGATCAGCGGACAGATGAGGCCGACGTCCGGCGAGATCCACATGGCGGGCGTGCACGTGAAGGGCGCCGGTCCCGACGAGCTCGCCCGGCTCGGGCTCACGACGGTCCCCGAGGGCCGCAGCGTGTTCCCCAACCTCACCGTCGCGGAGAACCTGCGCCTGGTCTCCTACGCGGGGGTCCCGGCGGCCCAGGTCTACGACACCGCCTACACCTACTTCCCCCGGCTGCACCAGCGGCAGGACCAGCTGGCCGGCACGCTGTCCGGGGGCGAGCAGCAGATGCTCGCGATGGCGCGGGCGCTGGCCAGCGACCCCGCCCTGCTGCTGCTCGACGAGCTGTCGATGGGACTCGCGCCGCTGATCGTCGAGGAGCTCTACCGGACCGTCGCGCAGATCGCGGAGTCCGGGGTCTCGATCCTCGTGGTCGAGCAGTTCGCCCGCACGGCGCTGGCGGTCTCGGACCACGCCGCGGTGATGAGCGGGGGCCGCATCGTGGCCACAGGTGAGCCCGACGAGATCGGCCGGCAGATGGCCGACGTGATGCTGGGAGGTGCCGCATGA
- a CDS encoding MarR family winged helix-turn-helix transcriptional regulator, whose product MPAAVETRNVSPALASSLRVAIARVNRRLRAERLHGAEVSLGQIGVIARLHCDGDQTIGWLAESEGVKPPSMTRTIASLEALGLVRRRPHPSDGRQVLVTLTPEGKDTLLADRRRRDVWLARALADLTPEERSTLAAAAPVLEKLAGSRR is encoded by the coding sequence ATGCCTGCTGCTGTCGAGACCCGCAACGTGTCCCCGGCGCTGGCGTCCTCACTCCGCGTGGCGATCGCCCGGGTCAACCGCCGTCTGCGCGCCGAGCGCCTCCACGGCGCCGAGGTGAGCCTCGGCCAGATCGGGGTCATCGCGCGCCTGCACTGCGACGGTGACCAGACCATCGGGTGGCTCGCGGAGTCCGAGGGCGTCAAGCCGCCGTCGATGACCCGCACCATCGCCTCCCTCGAGGCGCTCGGCCTGGTCCGGCGCCGTCCGCACCCCAGCGACGGACGCCAGGTCCTGGTCACCCTGACCCCCGAGGGCAAGGACACCCTCCTGGCCGACCGCCGCCGACGTGACGTCTGGCTGGCGCGGGCCCTGGCCGACCTGACCCCTGAGGAGCGCTCGACGCTCGCCGCCGCGGCGCCGGTGCTGGAGAAGCTCGCCGGGAGCCGCCGGTGA
- a CDS encoding ABC transporter ATP-binding protein produces the protein MVVQFGGVTAVDDATFSVEPATITGLIGPNGAGKTTCFNVISGLQRPTKGRVRFRDQDVTSLSVDGRARRGMGRTFQRLEAFGSLSVRDNVMVALDINRGLRGLFTNGRKDADALLERVGIASYAEERADSVPTGTARLLELARALACEPRLLLLDEPSSGLDEAETDDFGSLLQELAASGVAILMVEHDMDLVMAVCQELHVLDFGRIIASGTPAAIRQDRTVQEAYLGYSEEVVA, from the coding sequence GTGGTGGTCCAGTTCGGTGGGGTGACCGCGGTCGACGACGCCACCTTCTCCGTCGAGCCGGCCACGATCACCGGGCTGATCGGACCCAACGGGGCGGGCAAGACGACGTGCTTCAACGTCATCTCCGGCCTCCAGCGGCCGACCAAGGGGCGGGTGCGCTTCCGGGACCAGGACGTCACCTCGCTCAGCGTCGACGGCCGCGCGCGACGGGGGATGGGCCGCACCTTCCAGCGCCTCGAGGCCTTCGGGTCCCTGTCGGTGCGGGACAACGTCATGGTCGCCCTCGACATCAACCGCGGGCTGCGCGGGCTGTTCACGAACGGCCGCAAGGACGCCGACGCGCTGCTCGAGCGGGTCGGCATCGCGTCGTACGCCGAGGAGCGCGCGGACTCCGTGCCGACCGGCACCGCGCGCCTGCTGGAGCTGGCCAGGGCGCTGGCCTGCGAGCCCAGGCTGCTGCTGCTCGACGAGCCGTCCTCCGGCCTCGACGAGGCCGAGACCGACGACTTCGGGTCCCTGCTGCAGGAGCTGGCCGCCTCCGGGGTCGCGATCCTCATGGTCGAGCACGACATGGACCTGGTGATGGCCGTCTGCCAGGAGCTCCACGTGCTCGACTTCGGCCGGATCATCGCCTCCGGGACGCCCGCCGCGATCCGGCAGGACCGCACGGTCCAGGAGGCCTACCTCGGCTACTCCGAGGAGGTCGTGGCGTGA
- a CDS encoding zinc ribbon domain-containing protein, translated as MTTTPSAPSSGEDRRRAISRVAGLVLVALGVLAVGAAVVDLVGGFDRTVAVVPVEGLPDRVAVDNGPGLLWLAFLGIPMVLVGGAGLLYGYLGPPPTTPLEPGTCRACGRHNGPEATFCDSCGSRLVAA; from the coding sequence GTGACCACGACCCCGTCGGCCCCGTCCTCCGGGGAGGACCGCAGGCGCGCGATCTCGCGAGTGGCCGGTCTCGTGCTGGTCGCCCTCGGGGTGCTGGCGGTCGGCGCGGCCGTGGTGGACCTCGTCGGTGGCTTCGACCGCACCGTCGCCGTCGTCCCGGTGGAGGGGCTGCCCGACCGGGTCGCGGTCGACAACGGGCCCGGTCTGCTGTGGCTGGCCTTCCTCGGCATCCCGATGGTCCTCGTCGGCGGCGCGGGGCTCCTCTACGGCTACCTCGGCCCACCGCCGACCACCCCGCTCGAGCCCGGCACCTGCCGGGCCTGCGGGCGCCACAACGGCCCCGAGGCCACGTTCTGCGACAGCTGCGGCTCCCGGCTGGTCGCCGCGTGA
- a CDS encoding MFS transporter has product MSPTFRSLAHRDYRRYATGGFVSNVGTWMQRVAQDWLVLVVTGGSASALGITTGLQFLPILLFSAYAGALADRFPKRTMLMITQASMAVPAAVLGVLALTGSVQVWHIYAIAFSFGIATAFDAPVRQSFVSEMVGPDDLANAVSLNSVSFNAGRIVGPAVAGLMIAALGSGEWATGVVILVNAVSYLAVLTALLGVRAGRRDPARDRNAPKGRIRDAVAYLRTRPDLILVICVMGFTGTFGLNFQMTSALMATQVFDKGAGEYGILGTTMAFGSIAGSLIAARRERPTVRLVVVAAVVFGSIEVVFGLMPTYATFMLMTPLIGITAMTTITSANAVTQLTAPAHLRGRIMAIYLMVFMGGTPLGSPLIGWLADQFGARWSLIGGGIGTLVGTLGVLALLVARHGKDALYNPVGEPPLSTPGDPGRTGPADRDRAGQRPDPWVSDPADTTDPAAAVPRQVPVPARRRSA; this is encoded by the coding sequence GTGAGCCCGACGTTCCGCAGCCTGGCCCACCGCGACTACCGGCGCTACGCCACCGGCGGGTTCGTCTCCAACGTCGGCACCTGGATGCAGCGGGTCGCCCAGGACTGGCTGGTGCTGGTCGTCACGGGCGGCAGCGCCTCCGCGCTGGGCATCACCACCGGCCTCCAGTTCCTGCCGATCCTGCTCTTCTCGGCGTACGCCGGGGCGCTGGCCGACCGCTTCCCCAAGCGCACGATGCTGATGATCACCCAGGCCTCGATGGCCGTGCCCGCGGCCGTGCTGGGGGTCCTGGCGCTGACCGGCTCGGTGCAGGTGTGGCACATCTACGCCATCGCGTTCTCCTTCGGCATCGCCACCGCGTTCGACGCCCCTGTGCGGCAGTCGTTCGTCAGCGAGATGGTGGGACCGGACGACCTGGCCAACGCGGTGAGCCTCAACTCGGTGTCGTTCAACGCCGGTCGCATCGTCGGGCCCGCGGTCGCCGGCCTGATGATCGCCGCGCTCGGCTCCGGGGAGTGGGCGACCGGGGTGGTCATCCTCGTCAACGCCGTCTCCTACCTCGCCGTGCTCACCGCGCTGCTGGGCGTGCGGGCCGGCCGCCGTGATCCCGCGCGGGACCGCAACGCGCCCAAGGGCCGCATCCGCGACGCGGTCGCCTACCTCCGCACGCGTCCCGACCTGATCCTGGTCATCTGCGTCATGGGGTTCACCGGCACCTTCGGCCTCAACTTCCAGATGACCTCGGCGCTCATGGCGACCCAGGTGTTCGACAAGGGCGCGGGGGAGTACGGCATCCTCGGCACCACGATGGCCTTCGGCTCGATCGCCGGCTCACTGATCGCAGCCCGCCGCGAGCGGCCGACGGTGCGGCTCGTCGTGGTCGCCGCGGTCGTGTTCGGCTCGATCGAGGTCGTCTTCGGGCTCATGCCGACCTACGCCACCTTCATGCTGATGACCCCCCTGATCGGCATCACCGCGATGACCACGATCACCTCGGCCAACGCGGTCACCCAGCTCACCGCGCCCGCCCACCTGCGCGGGCGGATCATGGCGATCTACCTGATGGTCTTCATGGGCGGCACCCCGCTCGGCTCGCCGCTGATCGGCTGGCTCGCCGACCAGTTCGGCGCGCGCTGGTCGCTGATCGGCGGCGGCATCGGCACCCTGGTCGGCACGCTGGGCGTGCTCGCCCTCCTGGTGGCCCGGCACGGCAAGGACGCTCTCTACAATCCTGTGGGTGAACCCCCGCTATCGACGCCTGGTGATCCCGGGCGCACTGGTCCTGCTGATCGTGATCGTGCTGGTCAGCGCCCTGACCCGTGGGTGAGCGACCCGGCGGACACCACCGACCCGGCGGCAGCGGTGCCGAGGCAGGTGCCGGTGCCGGCGCGGCGGAGGTCCGCCTAG